In Mammaliicoccus sp. Marseille-Q6498, the genomic stretch AATTGACTTAATTTTCGACAGCACAAATCAAAATCTTCTATATAATGTAGTACTAACGATGACACGATGACATCAAAATTACCTTCATGTTCAAATGCCATAAAGTCTTGATTGTATAGCGTTACATGCTTTTCTGTGAATTTTTCACGGCTTAGATGAATCATCTTTTCTGATTGTTCTACTCCTGTTATTGCTTTTGGATTAAAAGTTAACATATACTCTATAAGATTTCCCATGCCACACCCAACGTCTAATATATTTTTACCTTCTAAGTCAGGCATTAACCGCTTCATTTCTGGTAATTCAACTACCTCGTTATAACTCAAATGATTATTGCGCTTTTCCTTATAAGCATCAAAAAAATGCTCACTATCATAAATGTTATTCATCGTAATACCTCCTTTTCACCTCTTAATTATAGAGATAAAAGAGATTATTAATAGACTTATATTTTAGCTTTTAGTATGATGTAGGTATACAAGTGCCAAAAACAGGGACATGCCAATTCTGGCATGTCCCTTCTATATTAATGTGCTAACATTTCTTCTTTTACTTCTTCTTTAGATAGTTTTGTTGGATAGTATGTTGGCCAGTTTTCTAGCTCTTTTAATACTTTCTTTTTATCGTTTCCAGTGAAGATATGGAAGTGTGATGTTTTTTTAGGATAAATATTATGATCGCTGAATTGTACGTATTTTGGTAAGTCGTCTGTTGCATTGCCTTCTAATTTGTAAGTATATCTTACGCCTCTGTTGCCTTTTTCATATTTAAGTATGTCGTACCCGTCGTATTTATATTTTCCTGTTGTTGTCTTACCGTTTTTAGTGAAACTGATTTTGTTTCCTTCTATTTTAATATTTTCTACGTCTGTTTTATATCCTTTGTCATAGTATGCTTTGTATTCTTTTGCTGTCATTTTGCCGTCTTCAGATTTATGTTTAAATACTTCATCTAAAGTACCGTCTTTTAAATATGGATAAACAGATTGCCAATCACCTGCGTAGTCTGATAGTTCACGGTCTTTTACTTGTTTGTCTTTAAAGTACCCTTTTTCGATTGCTTTATCGTGAGATGCTGCATTTTCGTGATTATCAGATTTTATTTTATCGTTTAAGGATTTTTCGATATTATTAATATTTTCTTTCATTAATGATTGATATGAAAGATTTTTTTCGTCTAATTGTTTTTTAGTTAAAGACTCCATGTTGCTAAATGGTAATGGTTTCGCGTTTGTTTCTTTTCTAATTGTATCTGTAATTTTTGAAGAAATGTTGTTTTCATAAAGAATATATTTCGCATCTGTATCTTTAATTTCTTTTACGATTTGAGTTAATTCTTTTTGAGTTGGATCTTCAGCATTCATGCTTTGTACGCCTTTTTGAACAAATCCGTAACGATTAGCTAAATAACCGATAGATTCGTGTGAAATAAATACTGTATGTCCTTTATGATCTTTAGTCACTTTTTTCAAATCATTATCGATATCTTTTAATTCGTTGTCTAAATTTTTATAATTTTTTTCATATTCGTCTTTATTTTTAGGATCTTTTTTAATTAATTCGTCTTTGATGCCTTTAATCATTTCACGGTTAATTTGTGGATCTAACCATATATGTGGATCGTATCCGCCGTGGTGATGATGTTCATGACCGTGTTCTTCATGCTCTTCATGTTTGTGGCTATCTGTTAATAATTCTGATTGGTCGATGCTGTTTTGTAATGATAGCTTTTTATCATCTTTCTTAATTGTTGCTGCTATTTTCTTCGCGACAGGATCTAAATCATCACCTGTATATGCAAATAAATCTGCTTTACTCGCATTTAAAATATCTTTTTGTGTTGGTTCATAACTATGTAAATCCGTACCTGCTGGATAAATCGACTCAACTTCAACATGCTTGCCACCTATTTGTTCAACAAAAGATTTCAGTGGATACACAGTTGTTTTAACTTTTAATTTATTAGAATCGCCACTATCTTTGCTATCACTTTGATTACATGCAGCTAAAATAATTGCACAAGCAAAAATAATAGAGATGAACCCCATCCATTTCTTCATCAAAAAACTCCTCTCAAATAGTAATGTTTACGATTTAAAATTATATACTCTAATTTACAAAAAGACAAGCCTATAAATTAAATTAATTTTGTAATCCGATTATTTTGTGACATGAAAGCGTTTTTGTATAATGACATTAAGAAGATTATTTTGAGAGGAAGTGTGTATATGGAACCGAACAGAAAAATGATAATGGATTGTGATCCGGGCCATGATGACGCCATTGCTTTAATCATAGCCGGCGCAAAAACTAGCCCGTTAGACATATTGGCAGTAACAACTGTTGCGGGAAATCAATCTGTAGATAAAAATACAAGAAATGCGCTAAACGTATTAGATATTATAAATCGTGGAGATATTTCTGTATCAACTGGTGCAACAAGACCTTTAATTAAAGAAGCTGCTTTTGCTGGAAGTATTCACGGAGAAAGTGGCTTAGACGGACCACAATTACCAAACACCCCTCGCTTAAAAGCAACTGAACATCACGGTGTAGATGTCATTGTGGAAAAAGTATTAAACAGTGATGAACCTGTAACCCTCGTTGCCACTGGACCACTTACGAATATAGCGATGGCATTGATACAACAACCTTCTATTATAAATAATATTAAAGAAATCGTCATAATGGGAGGAGGTACTTTCGGTAACTGGACACCTACTGCAGAATTTAACATTTGGGTTGATGCCGAAGCTGCTAAAAGGGTCTTTGAAAGTGGCGTACCAATTGTTGTATTTGGGCTAGATGTTACACACCAACTACTCGGAAATGATACTATTATAAATCGCTTCAGCAAAATAGATAACAAAGTATCAAAATTCGTAGTAGAACTATTAAAATTCTTCAAGTCTACTTACAAATCACAATTTGATATGGATGGCGGACCGATTCATGATGCATGTACAATTTTATACTTGTTAAAACCAGAAATTTTCACACTTCAACATACACATATCCAAATCGAAAATCAAAGCCCACTAACTTATGGGACAATGTCCGTAGATTTAAACAATACTTATAAAAAAGCACCAAACGCATATTTTGCAACGGATGTAGATGTTGATATGGCTTGGGATTTAATCGATGAAACGTTAAGAAGCTATGAATAAATTCATACTAAAAAGAGGCTTGGACATAAATGTCCTAGCCTCAATTTATTGGGTTAAATGTATGTAGACGCAGTAGGTGTCTGTTTTCTAAATGCGCTTGTACCAAGCTTTTTAGAAATCTAGTCACCCTTGCGGGGGTGAGACAACGAAATCTAATTTAACATTTTAGATTTCTGTCTCACTCCCTTTTTATTCTTTACTTAAATATAAAATCACTTAGTCTGTCGTATGCGCCGTTTAAAGATTCATTAATTTCCGGGATAGATAGTGCTTCTATATAGCACCTCTTTGATAACCATCCATCGATAAATGTAATAATATCTTCATAGTACGTTTCCCACATTTCTTTTTTATGTGGTATTTCATGTTCAAATACTTTATATACTGCTTTTCTAAATTCATTTTTATATTTCAACAAGTAATTTTTAACATGTTCTGCAATTGCTGGTGTTGCTGGATAAAAACAAGCTTGATAATAAAGTTTGATATGTTCGTGATTATTCAGTACGATTTTTTGTAAAAATTCTTTTAAATCTTCTTTCGTTTGGTTACTTTCAATTAATTGTTCAGCATATTCTAAAGGTCCTTTAAATGTTGAATTAATACATTCAATAAATAATATTTCTTTACAATTGAAATGATTATAAAGCGATGGTTTCTTAATTCCTATTATGCTTGCAATGCTTGATAATGAAGCACCGACATACCCCTTTTTTGAGAACTCAGTAATACTTACTTCTATGATTTTCGTCTTAGTATCTTTCAAATTATAACTCCATAACTTGGTTCAATAACATTGTCGCTTGTTGTTTGAACTCATTTTTTACTGTTTCTTGTGTAGATTTTGATTGTATAAAAGCTCTTCTATAAATCCATCCATTAAGAAACATTCTAACTAATAATACAAAATCTTCACTATTTATTTCAAGTTGTAAAGTTTCATGTATTTGATTTAATTTGTTCAAGAAAACATTAACGAGCTTATCGTTTTGTTGTTCAATTTCAAGTGTGAAATTTTCAGGAGCAAATGATAATTGAACATAAAATTTGACGAAGATGTCTGATTCAAACAAGTAATTTTTGAAGAAAGTAATCAGTTCTTCTCGAATGTCTGGTGAGTTCGGATCAATTCTTTCAATAATTTCTATACCTTGATTTATACATTGAGTAATACATTGTGCATAAAGTTCGTCTTTACTCTTTATGTAATTATACAAACTTGCTTTTTTTATGTTCAAACTTTCAGCAATATTATTTAGAGATGTCCCGTAGTAACCTTTTTCTGAGAAAGCCTGCATACTTACAATTATTAGTCTTTCAGATGTATCATTCACCTCTAGTGCCTCCTTTGTCTCATAAGCATAACTATACATGAAATTTGATTAAAAATCATCCCAAAAAAAGCGTTTACATATGACACAAAAAATTACATCCTTGTCTTTTCCCTAAAACATGGTATAATAACTCCAGCAAACTATCGGTCGGAAGTTAAAGGAGGAATTATGGATTTATTACTACAATTTTTTATTATTTATCCAATTATGATGTCAGTATTTTGGATTATTGGAACGTTAATTTACTACGTATTAATTGAACGCAAACTAAAAACGCGCTCAGTTAATTACGAACCAACAGAAGGTATTTCATTCATTATCTCGTGTTACAACGAAGAAGAAACGATTGCTGACACGATTAAAAATTTAAACAGCCTTTCTTTTCCTATTAAAGAAATTATAGCGGTTAATGATGGCAGTTCAGATAACACAAAAGCAGAACTTCTTAATTTAAAACACGATTATGATTTCAAATTTATCAATTTAGATATCAACAAAGGAAAAGCAAATGCATTAAACATCGCAGCAGCAGAAGCACAATATCCTTATTTGATGTGTGTAGATGCCGACACGATTATAGATGACGACGCACCTTATTACATGATTGAAAGTTTAGTTAAAGATGCTTCACTTGGTGCAGTTACAGGTAACCCTCGTATTAGAAATAAATCAACTTTATTAGGAAAAATTCAAACCATTGAATATGCAAGTTTAATTGGAAGTATTAAACGCGCACAAACAATTAATGGTTACATAAACACAATTTCAGGTGTTTTCACGTTATTTAATAAACGTGCTCTAGAAGAAAATGGTTATTGGGATACAGATATGATCACTGAAGATATCGCTGTGTCATGGAAGTTTCACTTATCTGGTTACAAAATTAAATACGAACCACGTGCATTATGTTGGATGCTCGTACCTGAAACTTTTAAAGGACTATGGAATCAACGCGTGAGATGGTCACAAGGTGGACATGAAGTTATATTAAGAGATTTCAAAAAAATGTTTAAAGTACGCAATATTTCATTATGGTTATTATTTTTAGAACAAGTCGTTTCAGTCATTTGGGTATACGGCATTATTTTGATGCTTGTAATCTCATTACTTAAAGTGAATTTGTTAGACTTTTACTTCTATAATTATAATTTTTCAGTATTTCTATTATCAGCATTTTTATTAACATTTGTGAACATCATTCAGTTTACGGTTTCATTATTGATTGATAGTAGATATGAACGAAAGAACAATTTCTTTGTAATATTTTTAAGTTGGTACCCTACTTTTTATTGGATTATCAACGCTTTAGTTGTTATCGTCGCTTTTCCAAAAGCACTAAAACGTAAAAAAGGAGAGTTTGCCACATGGACAAGTCCAGACAGAGGAAACATACAGGAATCAAATCAAGATTAAACATATATAGAGAAACAATCGTATTTTTAGCATCATCCGTACTATGGTTATATTGTTTAATGGTACTATTTGTAGTCGCAGGATCAATATTGC encodes the following:
- a CDS encoding class I SAM-dependent methyltransferase, which codes for MNNIYDSEHFFDAYKEKRNNHLSYNEVVELPEMKRLMPDLEGKNILDVGCGMGNLIEYMLTFNPKAITGVEQSEKMIHLSREKFTEKHVTLYNQDFMAFEHEGNFDVIVSSLVLHYIEDFDLCCRKLSQLLNKDGVLLFTMEHPIQTSTKDPEVKKEDENGVFLRMEHYFDESKRTAKWLGENVEKYHHTFETIMNGLIDNGFEIERVKDLGQSEEVHKYYDEARKNKLKQFPPFLLVKAKKKTLK
- the adcA gene encoding zinc ABC transporter substrate-binding lipoprotein AdcA translates to MKKWMGFISIIFACAIILAACNQSDSKDSGDSNKLKVKTTVYPLKSFVEQIGGKHVEVESIYPAGTDLHSYEPTQKDILNASKADLFAYTGDDLDPVAKKIAATIKKDDKKLSLQNSIDQSELLTDSHKHEEHEEHGHEHHHHGGYDPHIWLDPQINREMIKGIKDELIKKDPKNKDEYEKNYKNLDNELKDIDNDLKKVTKDHKGHTVFISHESIGYLANRYGFVQKGVQSMNAEDPTQKELTQIVKEIKDTDAKYILYENNISSKITDTIRKETNAKPLPFSNMESLTKKQLDEKNLSYQSLMKENINNIEKSLNDKIKSDNHENAASHDKAIEKGYFKDKQVKDRELSDYAGDWQSVYPYLKDGTLDEVFKHKSEDGKMTAKEYKAYYDKGYKTDVENIKIEGNKISFTKNGKTTTGKYKYDGYDILKYEKGNRGVRYTYKLEGNATDDLPKYVQFSDHNIYPKKTSHFHIFTGNDKKKVLKELENWPTYYPTKLSKEEVKEEMLAH
- a CDS encoding nucleoside hydrolase; this translates as MEPNRKMIMDCDPGHDDAIALIIAGAKTSPLDILAVTTVAGNQSVDKNTRNALNVLDIINRGDISVSTGATRPLIKEAAFAGSIHGESGLDGPQLPNTPRLKATEHHGVDVIVEKVLNSDEPVTLVATGPLTNIAMALIQQPSIINNIKEIVIMGGGTFGNWTPTAEFNIWVDAEAAKRVFESGVPIVVFGLDVTHQLLGNDTIINRFSKIDNKVSKFVVELLKFFKSTYKSQFDMDGGPIHDACTILYLLKPEIFTLQHTHIQIENQSPLTYGTMSVDLNNTYKKAPNAYFATDVDVDMAWDLIDETLRSYE
- a CDS encoding TetR/AcrR family transcriptional regulator; the encoded protein is MKDTKTKIIEVSITEFSKKGYVGASLSSIASIIGIKKPSLYNHFNCKEILFIECINSTFKGPLEYAEQLIESNQTKEDLKEFLQKIVLNNHEHIKLYYQACFYPATPAIAEHVKNYLLKYKNEFRKAVYKVFEHEIPHKKEMWETYYEDIITFIDGWLSKRCYIEALSIPEINESLNGAYDRLSDFIFK
- a CDS encoding TetR/AcrR family transcriptional regulator, encoding MNDTSERLIIVSMQAFSEKGYYGTSLNNIAESLNIKKASLYNYIKSKDELYAQCITQCINQGIEIIERIDPNSPDIREELITFFKNYLFESDIFVKFYVQLSFAPENFTLEIEQQNDKLVNVFLNKLNQIHETLQLEINSEDFVLLVRMFLNGWIYRRAFIQSKSTQETVKNEFKQQATMLLNQVMEL
- the pgaC gene encoding poly-beta-1,6-N-acetyl-D-glucosamine synthase; the protein is MDLLLQFFIIYPIMMSVFWIIGTLIYYVLIERKLKTRSVNYEPTEGISFIISCYNEEETIADTIKNLNSLSFPIKEIIAVNDGSSDNTKAELLNLKHDYDFKFINLDINKGKANALNIAAAEAQYPYLMCVDADTIIDDDAPYYMIESLVKDASLGAVTGNPRIRNKSTLLGKIQTIEYASLIGSIKRAQTINGYINTISGVFTLFNKRALEENGYWDTDMITEDIAVSWKFHLSGYKIKYEPRALCWMLVPETFKGLWNQRVRWSQGGHEVILRDFKKMFKVRNISLWLLFLEQVVSVIWVYGIILMLVISLLKVNLLDFYFYNYNFSVFLLSAFLLTFVNIIQFTVSLLIDSRYERKNNFFVIFLSWYPTFYWIINALVVIVAFPKALKRKKGEFATWTSPDRGNIQESNQD